A single Marinobacter sp. es.042 DNA region contains:
- a CDS encoding acyl-CoA dehydrogenase C-terminal domain-containing protein produces MADYQAPLRDMRFVLNEVFDAPALWASLPKVAEHVDPETADAILEEAGKISSGVLAPLNREGDEQGCKWNDGEVTSPEGFKEAYQTIVEGGWNGLGGNPDFGGMGMPKTLVAQFEEMMQGANMAFGLAPMLTAGACLALDAHGSDELKEKYLPNMYSGVWSGAMDLTEPHAGTDLGIIRTKAEPNDDGSFNVTGTKIFITWGEHDMAENIIHLVLAKLPDAPKGPKGISMFLVPKFLVNDDGSLGERNSFSCGSLEKKMGIKGSATCVMNFDGAKGWLVGEENKGLAAMFTMMNYERLGVGIQGIGAAEASLQSAREYALDRIQSRAPTGAQEPEKAADPILVHPDVRRMLLTMKGYVEGGRTFSTYVAQWLDIAKFAEDDERRKHAEGMVALLTPVAKAFLTDRGLDTCIMGQQVFGGHGFIREWGQEQLVRDCRITQIYEGTNGIQALDLMGRKVVGTQGKLYELFAQDVANFLEENSGNEHLRPFLEPLAAAVERLDDVTEHVIRQAGDNPNAIGAASVDYLDLFGLTALGYMWARIVKAAAPQADSDTSGFYSGKLKTARFYFDRLLPKTVSLAEGIRSGSDSMMALTAEEF; encoded by the coding sequence ATGGCTGATTATCAGGCACCCCTACGTGACATGCGCTTTGTTCTGAATGAGGTTTTCGATGCCCCCGCACTGTGGGCCTCACTGCCCAAGGTTGCCGAGCATGTGGACCCGGAAACGGCGGACGCCATTCTTGAAGAAGCCGGCAAGATCAGCAGTGGTGTACTTGCGCCCCTGAATCGCGAAGGTGATGAGCAGGGCTGCAAATGGAACGACGGTGAGGTGACGTCTCCGGAGGGCTTCAAGGAAGCGTACCAGACCATCGTTGAAGGCGGCTGGAACGGTCTTGGCGGCAACCCGGACTTTGGCGGCATGGGCATGCCCAAGACCCTCGTCGCGCAGTTCGAGGAGATGATGCAGGGCGCCAACATGGCATTCGGGTTGGCCCCCATGCTTACGGCCGGCGCCTGCCTCGCGCTGGACGCCCACGGCAGTGATGAGCTGAAAGAAAAGTACCTGCCTAACATGTATTCCGGTGTCTGGTCCGGCGCCATGGATCTGACCGAGCCCCACGCCGGCACAGACCTCGGGATCATTCGCACCAAGGCGGAACCGAATGATGACGGCTCCTTCAACGTTACAGGTACCAAGATCTTTATCACCTGGGGCGAGCATGACATGGCGGAGAACATCATCCACCTGGTGCTGGCCAAACTGCCGGATGCGCCGAAAGGTCCCAAGGGCATTTCCATGTTCCTGGTACCCAAGTTCCTCGTGAATGACGATGGTTCCCTTGGCGAGCGCAACAGCTTCAGCTGTGGTTCCCTTGAGAAGAAAATGGGCATCAAGGGTTCTGCGACCTGCGTAATGAACTTCGATGGCGCCAAAGGCTGGCTGGTCGGCGAAGAAAACAAGGGTCTGGCGGCGATGTTCACCATGATGAACTACGAACGCCTGGGCGTTGGTATCCAGGGCATCGGCGCTGCCGAAGCCTCTCTGCAGAGCGCTCGGGAATACGCCCTTGATCGTATCCAGAGCCGTGCACCGACCGGTGCTCAGGAGCCTGAGAAGGCGGCAGATCCAATCCTCGTGCACCCGGATGTCCGGCGCATGCTGCTCACGATGAAAGGTTATGTGGAGGGCGGTCGTACTTTCTCAACCTACGTAGCCCAGTGGCTCGATATCGCCAAGTTCGCCGAGGATGATGAGCGTCGCAAACACGCCGAAGGTATGGTGGCGTTGCTGACACCGGTGGCCAAGGCATTTCTCACGGATCGCGGCCTCGATACCTGCATCATGGGTCAGCAGGTCTTTGGTGGTCATGGTTTCATCCGCGAGTGGGGTCAGGAGCAACTGGTTCGTGACTGCCGCATTACCCAGATCTACGAAGGAACCAATGGTATCCAGGCACTGGATCTGATGGGTCGGAAAGTGGTCGGCACCCAGGGCAAGCTTTACGAGCTGTTTGCCCAGGACGTCGCAAACTTCCTGGAGGAGAACAGTGGTAACGAACATCTGCGCCCGTTCCTTGAGCCGCTTGCTGCAGCGGTCGAGCGTCTCGACGATGTGACCGAGCATGTAATCAGGCAGGCTGGCGATAACCCTAATGCCATTGGCGCAGCGTCTGTGGACTACCTCGATCTGTTCGGCCTGACCGCCCTGGGCTATATGTGGGCGAGGATCGTCAAAGCGGCTGCGCCCCAGGCGGATTCAGATACCTCCGGATTCTACAGCGGTAAACTGAAAACAGCGCGCTTCTACTTTGACCGCCTGCTGCCCAAGACCGTTTCACTGGCTGAAGGTATTCGCAGCGGTAGCGACTCCATGATGGCGCTGACGGCTGAAGAGTTCTGA
- a CDS encoding endonuclease, translated as MKPFLLIPTALGLLLTTTLVIGQNTRFSDPKTVVSDHFWGDLYASGGNSFFCNIAFTSKGFVLTDGYVYPLADVRSALDCGTSRQCEQDNRYRQIASDMHNMVPVRSRTEMGRRNARYEDLGSSVSEDECGIRQSAQFFEPPGRVKGDVARTVAYMVDTYDLPWLGSAAVFKGWNRLDPPDDGELTRHGRIVEIQGNANPFITNPERMERL; from the coding sequence ATGAAACCATTCTTACTGATACCCACAGCACTTGGCCTATTGCTCACCACTACCCTCGTGATTGGCCAGAATACCCGCTTCAGTGATCCCAAAACCGTTGTTTCCGATCATTTCTGGGGTGACCTTTACGCCAGTGGCGGCAATTCCTTCTTCTGCAACATCGCCTTTACAAGCAAAGGATTCGTTCTGACGGACGGTTATGTCTATCCACTGGCCGATGTCCGCAGCGCACTCGACTGTGGCACCTCGCGTCAATGCGAACAGGATAACCGATACCGTCAGATCGCGTCCGACATGCACAACATGGTACCGGTGCGCAGCCGGACGGAGATGGGCCGGCGAAACGCTCGTTACGAGGACCTGGGCTCGTCAGTAAGCGAAGACGAATGCGGCATTCGCCAGAGCGCCCAGTTCTTTGAGCCCCCGGGGCGGGTCAAGGGAGATGTGGCGCGCACGGTGGCCTACATGGTGGACACCTATGATTTACCCTGGCTTGGCTCCGCAGCGGTGTTCAAGGGCTGGAACAGGCTGGATCCGCCGGATGATGGCGAGCTGACCCGTCATGGGCGCATTGTCGAAATCCAGGGTAATGCCAATCCCTTTATTACCAATCCGGAGAGAATGGAGCGACTTTGA
- the lptE gene encoding LPS assembly lipoprotein LptE: MLTAVMAALLGGCGFQLRGAPPVSSALEPLAVDCSSQVPDTLCRSLREQLNLGNIRVAPVAEADYILRLKNFERDRRASAITAQAAAAEYTLRHSVDLEVISADRVPIVGTTRLTTSESYRYDETNVLARQREEETLRQQMDDRLAQQVIFRLAPLTPQRIDAIRADYQREQEADAPATGQP; this comes from the coding sequence ATGCTGACCGCTGTAATGGCGGCGCTGCTTGGTGGTTGCGGATTCCAGTTGCGGGGTGCGCCACCGGTTTCTTCTGCCCTCGAGCCTCTTGCCGTGGATTGCTCCTCACAGGTGCCCGACACGCTGTGCCGTTCCTTGCGTGAACAATTGAACCTGGGCAATATCCGGGTGGCGCCAGTGGCAGAGGCCGACTACATTCTGCGGCTGAAGAATTTCGAGCGTGACCGTCGCGCAAGTGCCATTACCGCCCAGGCCGCAGCCGCGGAATACACGCTGCGTCACTCTGTCGATCTTGAAGTAATCAGCGCTGATCGGGTTCCCATAGTGGGCACGACACGCCTGACCACCAGCGAGAGTTACCGCTACGACGAAACCAACGTGCTGGCAAGACAGCGGGAAGAAGAGACCCTCCGCCAGCAAATGGACGATCGTCTTGCGCAGCAGGTGATATTCCGGCTGGCACCATTGACCCCGCAGCGAATCGACGCCATCCGGGCAGATTACCAGCGTGAACAGGAAGCCGACGCCCCAGCCACAGGCCAGCCATGA
- the holA gene encoding DNA polymerase III subunit delta — protein MKTNPGQLSQLLKKGLSPVYLISGDEPLLVQECCDQVRKAAKDAGFHDRLTFHADHQLDWNAVGEEFSAMSLFAEKRRIEIHLPTGKLGDGRAVLERVLADPPDDIILVLISARLDAAETRRKWYKELQGKGVHVPVWPVDADKFQGWLQQRASNRGLSLTRGALAIMSERLEGNLLAASQELDRLSLLANGNTIDEETVEQAVQDSSRFNGFELVTELISGRAPHAGKMITVLQQEGENPLGLLSVLSRDLNLLLELKSAAGQSENPAAFLKKRGVFQPQRARAMEQAARRLNRNQLNEAITLCSQIDRAAKGFDSLSPWHYLRDMSALLAGRS, from the coding sequence ATGAAGACCAATCCGGGCCAGTTATCCCAGCTGCTGAAAAAGGGCCTTTCGCCCGTCTATCTCATATCCGGGGACGAACCTCTTCTGGTTCAGGAATGTTGTGATCAGGTTCGCAAGGCCGCAAAAGACGCCGGTTTTCATGACCGCCTGACCTTTCACGCTGACCACCAACTGGACTGGAACGCCGTTGGCGAGGAATTCAGTGCCATGTCCCTGTTTGCGGAAAAACGGCGCATCGAGATTCACTTGCCAACCGGCAAGCTGGGCGACGGCCGCGCCGTACTGGAACGAGTCCTGGCCGACCCTCCCGATGATATCATCCTCGTGCTCATCAGTGCCCGTCTGGACGCGGCGGAAACCCGCCGCAAATGGTACAAGGAGCTTCAGGGAAAGGGCGTGCACGTACCGGTGTGGCCCGTCGATGCCGACAAGTTCCAGGGTTGGCTACAGCAGAGGGCCAGCAACCGCGGCCTCAGCCTGACCCGGGGGGCCCTGGCCATCATGAGCGAACGCCTTGAGGGCAATCTGCTCGCCGCCAGCCAGGAGCTCGACAGGCTGTCACTGCTCGCAAACGGCAATACCATTGATGAGGAAACCGTTGAACAGGCGGTCCAGGACAGTTCCCGATTCAATGGCTTTGAACTCGTGACCGAGCTGATCAGTGGCCGGGCGCCCCACGCCGGTAAGATGATCACTGTGCTTCAGCAAGAGGGAGAAAACCCACTCGGTTTGCTGTCGGTTCTCAGCCGTGATCTGAACCTGCTTCTCGAATTGAAGTCTGCAGCCGGCCAGTCGGAAAATCCTGCCGCATTCCTGAAAAAACGGGGCGTATTCCAGCCGCAACGTGCCCGAGCAATGGAACAGGCCGCTCGCCGGCTGAACCGGAACCAACTGAATGAGGCCATCACCCTGTGCAGCCAGATCGACCGCGCGGCGAAAGGCTTCGATTCCCTCTCCCCCTGGCACTATTTGCGGGATATGTCTGCCCTGCTCGCCGGCCGTTCCTGA
- a CDS encoding acyl-CoA dehydrogenase C-terminal domain-containing protein gives MPEYKAPLRDIKFVMNELLNSEQHYANLEGAEDATPDMVDAIIAEGAKFCEQVLSPLNQVGDKEGCTWSEDGVKTPTGFKEAYQQYVEGGWPSMNADPNYGGQGLPGSLGIVMSEMVGTANWSFGMYPGLSHGATNTIEEHGTEEQKQTYLTKLISGEWTGTMCLTEPHCGSDLGTLRTKAEPNADGTYAITGTKIFISAGEHDMAENIVHIVLARLPGAPEGTKGISLFIVPKCLPNEDGSAGERNAVSCGSIEHKMGIHGNATCVMNFDGAKGWLIGPENKGLNCMFTFMNVARIGTAIQGLGAAELGFQGSLAYAKERLAMRSLSGPKNPEGIADPIIVHPDVRRMLLTQKAVAEGARALIYLTAQQADVVHSGKTEEERKAADEALGFLTPIAKAFLTEIGYEAANLGMQVFGGHGFIAEWGMEQNVRDARIGMIYEGTTGIQALDLLGRKVLMTQGESLKGFTKQVHLFCKENAEDEQLKEFIEPLAAMNKEWGELTTKIGMSAMKNREEVGAASVDYLMYSGYAVFAYLWARMAKVALDKMVEGTTEEMFYNAKIQTARFYFKRMLPRAKGHAESMLAGADSLMDMPEEAFAI, from the coding sequence ATGCCTGAGTACAAAGCGCCCCTGCGTGACATCAAATTCGTAATGAACGAGCTGCTGAACAGTGAGCAGCACTATGCCAACCTGGAAGGTGCCGAAGACGCTACTCCGGATATGGTGGATGCCATTATCGCGGAAGGTGCCAAGTTCTGTGAGCAGGTTCTGTCTCCGTTGAACCAGGTAGGTGACAAAGAAGGCTGTACCTGGAGCGAAGACGGTGTGAAGACACCGACTGGCTTCAAGGAAGCCTATCAGCAATACGTCGAGGGCGGCTGGCCGTCCATGAACGCTGATCCCAACTATGGTGGGCAAGGGTTGCCGGGTTCCCTGGGCATTGTTATGAGCGAGATGGTTGGTACTGCCAACTGGTCTTTTGGCATGTACCCCGGCCTGAGCCACGGCGCAACCAACACCATTGAAGAACATGGCACCGAAGAGCAGAAGCAGACTTACCTCACCAAGCTGATCAGCGGCGAGTGGACCGGCACGATGTGTCTGACCGAGCCGCACTGCGGTTCCGATCTTGGCACCCTGCGCACCAAGGCGGAGCCGAATGCCGATGGCACATACGCTATCACTGGCACCAAGATCTTTATTTCTGCTGGTGAGCACGACATGGCCGAAAACATCGTCCATATCGTCCTGGCACGTCTGCCGGGTGCTCCGGAAGGCACCAAGGGCATCTCCCTGTTCATCGTGCCAAAGTGCCTGCCGAACGAAGATGGCTCGGCCGGTGAGCGCAACGCCGTTTCCTGCGGTTCCATCGAGCACAAGATGGGTATCCACGGCAACGCCACTTGCGTGATGAACTTCGACGGTGCCAAGGGCTGGCTGATCGGGCCCGAGAACAAAGGCCTGAATTGCATGTTCACCTTCATGAACGTGGCCCGTATCGGTACTGCGATCCAGGGTCTGGGTGCCGCAGAGCTGGGCTTCCAGGGTTCACTTGCCTACGCCAAAGAGCGTCTGGCCATGCGTTCACTGAGCGGTCCGAAGAATCCGGAAGGTATTGCCGATCCGATCATTGTTCACCCGGACGTTCGTCGGATGCTGCTGACACAGAAGGCGGTTGCCGAAGGCGCCCGTGCCCTGATTTACCTGACTGCGCAGCAGGCAGACGTTGTTCACAGCGGCAAGACCGAAGAAGAGCGCAAGGCGGCCGATGAGGCGCTGGGCTTCCTGACACCGATCGCCAAGGCGTTCCTTACCGAAATCGGTTACGAGGCAGCGAATCTGGGTATGCAGGTATTTGGTGGCCACGGCTTTATTGCCGAGTGGGGCATGGAGCAGAACGTGCGTGACGCCCGTATCGGCATGATCTACGAAGGCACCACCGGTATTCAAGCGCTGGATCTGTTGGGCCGCAAGGTCCTGATGACCCAGGGCGAATCCCTTAAAGGATTCACCAAGCAAGTGCATCTGTTCTGCAAGGAAAACGCGGAAGACGAGCAGCTGAAGGAATTCATCGAGCCGCTGGCGGCGATGAACAAGGAATGGGGCGAGCTGACCACCAAAATTGGTATGTCTGCCATGAAGAACCGTGAGGAAGTGGGCGCGGCCTCTGTAGACTACCTGATGTACTCCGGTTACGCAGTGTTTGCCTACCTGTGGGCCCGTATGGCCAAGGTTGCCCTGGACAAGATGGTTGAGGGTACTACCGAGGAAATGTTCTACAACGCCAAGATCCAGACTGCGCGCTTCTACTTCAAGCGTATGCTGCCCCGGGCCAAGGGCCACGCAGAAAGCATGCTGGCTGGCGCTGACAGCCTGATGGACATGCCGGAGGAAGCCTTCGCCATCTAA
- a CDS encoding flagellar basal body rod C-terminal domain-containing protein, with protein MISNTLSVGIQGIQDGMVGMENAARKIARGGTDGPQGTAEGAGSLVEPIVDLKIYERSVEASAQVVKTADETLGTLLDIMA; from the coding sequence ATGATCAGTAACACTCTCTCAGTTGGGATCCAGGGCATCCAGGATGGCATGGTCGGTATGGAAAATGCCGCCCGCAAGATTGCGCGTGGTGGTACCGATGGTCCCCAGGGAACCGCGGAAGGCGCGGGTAGCCTCGTTGAACCCATTGTTGATCTCAAGATTTACGAGCGAAGTGTCGAAGCGTCCGCACAAGTGGTGAAAACCGCCGACGAAACACTCGGAACGCTGCTTGACATCATGGCCTGA
- a CDS encoding putative metalloprotease CJM1_0395 family protein, translating to MLSSLPPVPPPIPAASFQGQASPRVQATGPVSAKPEAPTAGARSTEAAGKAESARENPDSGPRSGEADNPQGLTDQELKQLTELKARDREVRAHEAAHQAVGGQYAGAMSFTYQRGPDGAQYAVGGEVSIDLSPVQGDPQATIEKMRIVRAAAMAPAEPSGQDRAVAAQAMQIMLQAQSELAAETGASSRTASDAYREVSAMGESDQNGDENRVSSFQPVSA from the coding sequence GTGCTTTCATCTCTCCCCCCTGTTCCCCCACCTATCCCAGCGGCCTCGTTTCAGGGCCAGGCTTCTCCGCGAGTCCAGGCCACGGGTCCAGTATCGGCAAAGCCGGAGGCGCCGACCGCCGGAGCCAGATCTACTGAGGCTGCAGGCAAAGCCGAATCTGCGCGGGAAAATCCCGACTCCGGGCCCAGAAGCGGGGAAGCCGACAATCCTCAGGGACTCACAGACCAAGAGCTGAAACAACTGACCGAGCTGAAAGCGCGGGATCGTGAAGTTCGTGCCCACGAAGCCGCGCACCAGGCGGTTGGCGGCCAGTACGCCGGCGCCATGTCGTTCACCTACCAGCGGGGGCCGGACGGCGCCCAGTATGCGGTGGGAGGTGAAGTCTCCATTGACCTGTCCCCGGTGCAGGGTGATCCCCAGGCCACTATCGAGAAAATGCGAATTGTCCGGGCGGCGGCCATGGCCCCGGCGGAGCCGTCCGGCCAGGATCGAGCGGTGGCTGCCCAGGCGATGCAGATCATGCTCCAGGCCCAGTCGGAGCTGGCCGCCGAAACGGGCGCTTCGTCAAGAACCGCGAGCGATGCTTATCGTGAGGTCTCCGCCATGGGAGAGTCTGATCAGAACGGTGACGAAAACCGCGTTTCCTCTTTCCAACCGGTGTCTGCCTGA